In Paenibacillus sp. FSL M7-0420, a single genomic region encodes these proteins:
- the trpS gene encoding tryptophan--tRNA ligase — MAKKVLSGIQPSGSLTLGNYIGAIKNFVKLQKEYECYFMVVDLHAITVAQDPAALRENSESVAALYLAAGIDPSIAHVYMQSHVPQHAELGWILTTLTAMGELERMTQFKDKSAGKESVGAGLFVYPSLMAADILVYNADLVPVGEDQKQHLELTRDLAGRFNHRFGDFFTVPEPYIPEVGARIMSLDDGTKKMSKSDPNPGSRIGLLDPPDVIRKKISRATTDSGREVIFDPAAKPEISNLMSIYAECSGMSLQQIADKYEGQMYGGFKKELAEAVVALLEPIQQRYQDIRSSGMLSDILAQGAESARISAARTLEGVKERMGFLPTR; from the coding sequence ATGGCTAAAAAAGTATTGTCGGGCATACAGCCCAGCGGTTCACTCACACTCGGTAATTATATCGGGGCAATCAAGAATTTCGTCAAGCTTCAAAAGGAATACGAATGTTACTTCATGGTGGTCGATCTGCATGCCATTACGGTAGCCCAGGACCCCGCAGCTCTGCGTGAGAATTCGGAATCGGTAGCCGCGCTGTATCTGGCTGCAGGCATTGATCCATCGATCGCGCATGTCTATATGCAGTCCCATGTGCCGCAGCATGCCGAGCTGGGCTGGATTCTGACTACGCTCACTGCCATGGGTGAGCTGGAACGGATGACACAGTTCAAAGATAAGTCTGCCGGCAAAGAATCCGTGGGCGCAGGTCTGTTCGTCTATCCGTCGCTGATGGCCGCCGACATTCTGGTCTACAATGCGGATCTGGTACCGGTAGGCGAAGACCAGAAGCAGCATCTGGAGCTGACACGTGACCTGGCGGGACGCTTCAATCACCGGTTCGGTGACTTCTTCACCGTCCCTGAGCCGTACATTCCGGAGGTCGGGGCGCGGATCATGTCCCTGGATGACGGCACCAAGAAGATGAGCAAAAGCGATCCCAACCCCGGCAGCAGAATCGGACTCCTGGACCCGCCTGATGTAATCCGCAAAAAGATTAGCCGGGCCACAACGGATTCCGGCCGTGAGGTTATTTTCGACCCGGCGGCTAAGCCGGAGATCAGCAATCTGATGAGCATCTATGCCGAGTGCTCGGGAATGAGCCTGCAGCAGATTGCCGACAAATATGAAGGCCAAATGTACGGCGGCTTCAAAAAAGAGCTGGCTGAAGCGGTCGTAGCGCTGCTGGAGCCAATCCAGCAAAGATATCAGGACATCCGGAGCTCAGGGATGCTCAGCGATATTCTCGCTCAGGGTGCCGAAAGTGCACGCATAAGTGCCGCCCGTACGCTGGAGGGCGTGAAGGAACGGATGGGCTTCCTGCCTACCCGTTAA
- a CDS encoding alpha/beta-type small acid-soluble spore protein → MGQAGQQSRGSRSNNLVVPQANAALQQLKYEAAQELGVTIPADGYYGNYTSRETGSLGGYITKRLVQLAEQQLSGRS, encoded by the coding sequence ATGGGTCAAGCAGGTCAACAAAGTCGTGGTAGCCGTTCTAACAACCTGGTCGTTCCTCAAGCGAATGCAGCGCTGCAGCAGTTGAAATATGAAGCAGCACAAGAGCTTGGAGTAACTATCCCGGCTGACGGTTATTATGGGAACTATACTTCCCGCGAAACAGGTTCTTTGGGAGGATATATCACCAAACGTCTGGTGCAACTGGCAGAGCAACAACTGTCCGGTCGTTCGTAA
- a CDS encoding M3 family oligoendopeptidase: protein MKQPLSLTWELESIFPGGSASPQFESFLSQLESDIERLRTQVAAAAAPADAASTKGLDPVIELLQSCAGRLTQASEFAGCLGAQNQLDKGAVRLSSKVTGLRASYEGISAAFDNVLRQTSDAVWAEWMARPEIAPLNFVLSESRNLAREKMSPELESLALELAVDGYHGWSEHYETIVGQIQIPCEEDGEQKLLSAGQAFNKLADENPEVRSTMFRKWEEAWGGAADYCADTLNHLAGFRLKLYKGRGWEDVLKEPLGINRMSRETLDVMWEVITKSKPALVSYLKRKAEILGLESLAWVDVDAPVGKSSGKIPYEQAAADIVTQFRKFSPKLADFAERAFDKDWIEVEDRAAKRPGGFCVSFPESKESRIFMTYSGTPSNVSTLAHELGHAYHSFLLEDQPLFNQNYAMNVAETASTFAEVIVSDAQVKSASDSEEKLALLEAKIQNSVAFFMNIHARFLFETRFYEKRKAGLVSSEELSALMEEAQKEAFCGVLSEYHPHFWASKLHFYITDVPFYNFPYTVGYMFSTGLYRLALEEGASFAGKYDSLLQDTGVMTLEDLVSKHLGVDLSKPDFWQGAADLIVADINEFLEMTEQRG, encoded by the coding sequence ATGAAACAACCGTTATCACTGACATGGGAGCTGGAATCGATTTTTCCGGGAGGCTCTGCCTCCCCGCAGTTTGAGAGCTTCCTCAGCCAGCTCGAATCCGATATTGAGCGCCTGCGCACACAGGTGGCTGCCGCTGCCGCACCGGCTGATGCGGCTTCAACGAAGGGGCTGGACCCGGTCATTGAGCTGCTGCAGAGCTGTGCCGGACGCCTTACACAGGCCTCGGAATTCGCCGGTTGTCTGGGAGCACAGAATCAGCTCGACAAAGGGGCGGTGAGACTGTCCTCCAAGGTAACGGGGCTGCGCGCCAGTTATGAGGGCATCAGCGCTGCCTTCGATAACGTGCTCCGTCAGACCTCTGACGCGGTATGGGCCGAGTGGATGGCCCGGCCGGAGATTGCCCCGCTGAATTTCGTGCTCAGTGAGAGCCGGAATCTGGCCCGTGAGAAGATGAGCCCGGAGCTGGAGAGCCTGGCGCTTGAGCTTGCCGTTGACGGCTATCATGGCTGGAGCGAGCATTATGAGACGATTGTCGGACAGATCCAGATTCCTTGTGAAGAAGACGGGGAGCAGAAGCTGCTCTCTGCCGGGCAAGCCTTCAACAAGCTGGCGGATGAGAATCCTGAGGTCCGCAGTACGATGTTCCGCAAATGGGAAGAGGCCTGGGGCGGGGCGGCCGACTATTGTGCAGATACCTTGAACCATCTGGCAGGCTTCCGCCTGAAGCTGTACAAGGGCCGCGGCTGGGAGGATGTGCTGAAGGAGCCGCTGGGCATCAACCGTATGTCCCGTGAGACCCTGGATGTCATGTGGGAGGTAATCACGAAGAGCAAGCCTGCCCTGGTATCTTATCTGAAGCGCAAGGCGGAAATTCTGGGTCTGGAATCACTCGCCTGGGTCGATGTGGATGCGCCAGTGGGCAAATCCTCCGGCAAAATTCCCTATGAACAGGCAGCCGCCGACATCGTGACCCAGTTCCGCAAATTCAGTCCGAAACTGGCGGATTTCGCCGAACGCGCCTTCGACAAGGATTGGATCGAGGTCGAAGACCGGGCCGCGAAGCGTCCGGGGGGCTTCTGCGTCTCCTTCCCGGAGAGCAAGGAATCCCGTATATTCATGACCTACAGCGGTACGCCATCCAATGTGTCCACCCTTGCGCATGAGCTGGGCCATGCCTATCATTCCTTCCTGCTGGAGGACCAGCCGCTGTTCAACCAGAACTATGCGATGAACGTGGCGGAGACAGCTTCTACCTTCGCGGAGGTCATTGTGTCGGATGCTCAGGTGAAATCTGCGTCGGACAGCGAAGAGAAGCTGGCGCTGCTTGAAGCGAAGATCCAGAACAGTGTGGCGTTCTTCATGAATATCCATGCCCGCTTCCTGTTCGAGACCCGCTTCTATGAGAAGCGCAAGGCAGGCCTTGTAAGCAGTGAGGAATTATCTGCGCTGATGGAGGAAGCCCAGAAGGAAGCCTTCTGCGGGGTCCTCTCCGAATATCATCCTCATTTCTGGGCGTCCAAGCTTCATTTCTATATCACAGACGTGCCGTTCTACAACTTCCCGTATACGGTAGGGTATATGTTCAGCACAGGTCTATACCGGCTCGCGCTGGAGGAAGGGGCTTCCTTTGCCGGTAAATATGACAGCCTGCTGCAGGATACCGGAGTGATGACGCTGGAGGATCTGGTGTCGAAGCATCTGGGCGTTGATCTGTCCAAGCCGGATTTCTGGCAGGGGGCGGCGGATTTAATCGTTGCCGATATTAACGAATTCCTGGAAATGACGGAACAACGCGGCTAA
- a CDS encoding metal-dependent hydrolase, translating to MDTATHFVMGLGLAGLSFVDPLVASNGTLAGAVMVATVLASQAPDADTALRLKDNAVYIRNHRGITHSLPFLLLWPALITMVIGPLFGLTDLSTLSHIALWSFIGVAVHVFSDLFNTYGTQAARPFTEKWIAWNIIHIFDPFIFGSHAAAIILWISGMVPPAPLFITLYACIVLYYIWRTLVHARITRSIKNKDVHHSAGDRYYVIPTISPTRWNLVKAKPDGSYNVGLLNSGRLEWFKHAVCSTHPAVEHSKSHPDIQAFLYFTSYAVAEVEELPSGYIVRWGDVRYLHRKQFPFVAVLVMDHEYRPLNTYVGWLSSEKLDERFAVDPGTVKL from the coding sequence ATGGATACTGCCACACATTTTGTTATGGGACTTGGACTTGCAGGTCTGTCCTTCGTCGATCCGCTCGTCGCTTCGAACGGTACGCTTGCCGGAGCGGTGATGGTAGCTACTGTACTGGCTTCTCAGGCACCGGATGCCGATACCGCCCTTCGTCTGAAGGATAACGCGGTATACATCCGCAATCACAGGGGGATCACCCATTCCCTGCCCTTCTTACTGCTGTGGCCGGCATTGATCACCATGGTCATCGGGCCGTTGTTCGGCTTAACGGACCTGAGCACCTTAAGCCATATCGCGCTCTGGAGCTTCATCGGCGTTGCCGTCCATGTATTCTCCGATCTGTTCAACACCTACGGGACTCAGGCCGCACGCCCGTTCACCGAGAAATGGATCGCCTGGAACATCATCCATATCTTCGATCCGTTTATCTTCGGCAGCCATGCAGCGGCGATTATTCTCTGGATCAGCGGAATGGTGCCGCCCGCTCCCCTGTTCATCACCTTGTATGCCTGCATCGTCTTGTACTACATCTGGCGGACCCTCGTTCATGCCCGCATTACCCGCAGCATCAAGAACAAGGATGTTCACCATAGTGCAGGCGACCGTTACTATGTGATCCCGACCATTTCGCCAACGCGGTGGAATCTGGTCAAAGCCAAGCCGGACGGCAGCTACAATGTCGGGCTGCTGAACAGCGGGCGGCTGGAATGGTTCAAGCATGCGGTGTGCTCCACTCACCCCGCCGTCGAGCATTCCAAATCCCATCCGGATATCCAGGCCTTCCTGTACTTCACCTCGTACGCTGTCGCGGAGGTGGAGGAGCTGCCCTCTGGTTATATTGTACGCTGGGGAGATGTCCGTTATTTACACCGTAAGCAATTCCCGTTCGTGGCTGTGCTGGTCATGGACCATGAGTATAGACCGCTGAATACTTATGTCGGCTGGCTGAGCAGCGAGAAGCTGGATGAGCGCTTCGCCGTTGATCCGGGAACCGTCAAGCTGTAG
- a CDS encoding DUF2225 domain-containing protein has product MPELIPLYSIKVTCCNCEHEFSTSRVRPSLKKAIRRDADFCSYYKAENPDYYVVRVCPKCGFASTENSADKLADWQRKSFDAQVGRRWQTRDFGEKRSWEEALETYKLALICAQSIKDKERIIASLLHHIAWLYRYQGDSVQEKRFLAYSLDEYVKVFENDSSAGNDARLMYLIGELNRRIGEFAAAVRWFSRVINDQRITDAAMIRASREQWAILREQMRGLDVDPDGLPAGT; this is encoded by the coding sequence GTGCCGGAATTAATACCGCTTTACTCGATTAAGGTTACCTGCTGTAACTGTGAACATGAATTTTCAACCTCAAGAGTACGCCCCAGCCTGAAGAAGGCCATCCGCCGTGATGCGGACTTCTGCTCCTATTACAAGGCGGAGAATCCCGATTATTATGTGGTCCGGGTCTGTCCGAAGTGCGGCTTTGCCTCCACGGAGAATTCAGCGGACAAGCTGGCTGACTGGCAGCGGAAGTCCTTCGATGCACAAGTAGGAAGACGGTGGCAAACCCGCGATTTCGGAGAGAAGCGTAGCTGGGAGGAGGCTCTGGAGACGTACAAGCTGGCGCTGATCTGCGCGCAGAGCATTAAGGACAAGGAACGTATTATTGCCAGCCTGCTTCACCATATTGCCTGGCTGTACCGTTATCAAGGGGATTCGGTGCAGGAGAAGCGTTTCCTGGCCTATTCGCTGGACGAGTATGTGAAGGTGTTCGAGAATGATTCATCCGCTGGAAATGATGCGCGGCTGATGTATCTGATTGGTGAGTTGAACCGCCGGATCGGGGAGTTCGCCGCTGCTGTGCGGTGGTTCTCAAGGGTCATTAATGACCAGCGGATTACGGACGCGGCCATGATCCGGGCTTCGCGCGAGCAGTGGGCCATTCTGCGTGAGCAGATGCGCGGGCTGGACGTTGATCCGGACGGGCTTCCCGCAGGTACATAG
- a CDS encoding YycC family protein has protein sequence MKPLQISPETAITLSKQLGVPLEHLMHMPHHILLQRIAELSKKAASETPEGSVPAPSDEKDKQ, from the coding sequence ATGAAGCCACTGCAAATATCGCCGGAGACGGCCATCACCTTATCGAAACAACTCGGCGTTCCGCTGGAACACCTGATGCATATGCCCCACCATATCCTGCTGCAAAGAATAGCTGAATTATCCAAGAAAGCTGCTAGCGAGACCCCAGAAGGCAGCGTGCCTGCTCCCTCTGACGAGAAGGACAAGCAATGA
- a CDS encoding aldose 1-epimerase: MKQVTKGQWNGYDTYILHSRELEVTLLPRLGNNVISLWDRTMERQILRQPEESDLASYMQKPYHFGLPLLVPPGRIRGGSFLFDGTSYQFDRNAGEHHIHGLHRAQSWCVSDIEEDEFGCAVTTEFITTDDPEWIRQFPEPLKLEMTFRLQDDRLQQTLKVTHLGSKRVPFGAGYHTWFMLDGTPSRWNVTLPAGAVCELSEDLLPTGQLLPLGELTGLHTRLNLQGADLDTILRIAEGQPAEAVLMRDDGYGLRYSADPDFFRHWILYTKGEADQFLCIEPLTWLPDAPNLQQDASATGLITLEPGQTLVLGGTLQMIYPQR; the protein is encoded by the coding sequence ATGAAACAGGTGACCAAAGGGCAATGGAACGGTTATGATACGTATATTTTGCATAGCCGGGAACTGGAAGTCACGCTTCTGCCCCGGCTGGGTAATAACGTAATTTCATTATGGGACCGCACCATGGAGCGGCAGATCCTCCGTCAGCCTGAAGAAAGCGACTTGGCATCATATATGCAGAAGCCTTATCACTTCGGCCTCCCGCTTCTTGTGCCGCCTGGCCGCATACGCGGCGGAAGCTTCCTCTTCGACGGCACAAGCTATCAGTTCGACCGGAATGCGGGAGAACATCATATTCACGGGCTGCACCGTGCCCAGTCTTGGTGTGTCAGTGATATTGAGGAGGACGAGTTCGGCTGCGCGGTCACCACTGAGTTCATAACCACGGATGATCCCGAGTGGATCAGACAATTCCCCGAGCCGCTGAAGCTTGAAATGACCTTCCGGCTTCAGGATGACCGGCTGCAGCAGACGCTTAAGGTCACTCATCTCGGCAGCAAGCGTGTTCCTTTTGGCGCAGGCTACCATACCTGGTTCATGCTTGACGGAACCCCGTCCCGCTGGAATGTTACCCTTCCTGCCGGAGCCGTCTGCGAGCTGAGTGAGGATCTCCTGCCTACCGGACAGCTATTGCCGCTCGGAGAGCTTACGGGCCTGCACACCCGGCTGAATCTTCAAGGTGCGGACCTGGATACCATCCTGCGTATAGCAGAGGGCCAGCCTGCCGAGGCCGTGCTGATGCGGGATGATGGATACGGGCTGCGTTACTCAGCCGATCCTGACTTCTTCCGCCACTGGATTCTCTATACCAAAGGCGAAGCCGACCAGTTCCTGTGCATTGAACCGCTCACCTGGCTCCCGGATGCACCTAATCTCCAGCAGGACGCCTCCGCTACCGGGCTGATCACGCTTGAACCCGGACAGACGCTAGTGCTGGGAGGCACCCTGCAGATGATCTACCCGCAACGATAA
- a CDS encoding globin domain-containing protein, with protein MNPKESLYDSLGGAEGIHRLVTVFYAKVQLHPQLSPLFPEDITPVLEKQYQFLSQFFGGPALFSEQHGHPMMRARHMHVPITPALAEDWLACMKAALEEIGVEESLRTFVLSRLAGPAHHFVNMPHE; from the coding sequence ATGAATCCGAAAGAGAGCCTGTATGACAGCCTGGGAGGCGCTGAGGGAATTCACCGTCTGGTGACTGTGTTCTATGCCAAGGTGCAGCTTCACCCGCAACTCAGCCCGTTATTCCCTGAAGATATTACTCCGGTGCTGGAGAAGCAATATCAGTTCTTGAGCCAATTCTTTGGAGGCCCTGCCCTGTTCTCCGAGCAGCACGGCCATCCCATGATGAGAGCCAGACATATGCATGTCCCCATCACTCCTGCTCTGGCGGAGGATTGGCTCGCCTGCATGAAGGCGGCGCTGGAGGAGATTGGTGTGGAGGAGTCCCTGCGTACGTTTGTCCTGAGCCGGCTGGCGGGTCCCGCCCATCATTTTGTCAATATGCCCCATGAATAA
- a CDS encoding O-methyltransferase: MDLVFHELQEELSGLNSGTVFVQIRNNIIGKFGVRHNPLAGRSGSFAAGQEGLTSGQQSSFRVMALESLKYKKRWTHGEISYEFAVRQGMVVVDATLESNYNMANLMIRYPRSSHGDVSDQSFG; this comes from the coding sequence ATGGATCTGGTATTTCATGAGCTGCAGGAGGAATTGTCAGGACTGAATTCAGGGACCGTATTTGTACAGATCAGGAATAATATCATCGGCAAGTTCGGGGTCCGCCACAATCCGCTCGCCGGACGCAGCGGAAGCTTCGCAGCCGGGCAGGAGGGGCTGACTTCAGGTCAGCAATCCTCATTCCGCGTCATGGCGCTGGAGAGCCTGAAATATAAGAAACGGTGGACACATGGAGAGATCAGCTACGAATTTGCTGTACGCCAGGGAATGGTGGTGGTAGATGCCACGCTGGAGTCCAATTACAATATGGCGAATCTGATGATCCGCTATCCGCGCAGCAGCCACGGCGATGTCTCGGATCAATCCTTCGGCTGA
- the ylbJ gene encoding sporulation integral membrane protein YlbJ, producing MTLNKIASPLLGIMLAGCMLLMLVHPASSLDAALRGLAVWWDVLFPSLFPFFVISEIMLGFGIVHLFGALLDPLMRPLFNIPGSGGFALAMGYVSGYPVGAKLTAKLREQGMISRIEGERLVAFTTSSDPIFLLGAVSVGFFHDASLGLVLALAHYGGGLIVGLLMSFHGRGRPEAAAENTALPHSGSSSASPEGQGPGRLRTALNAMAHARRVDGRSLGELLKSAVTSSLQLIIVVGGLVVFFNVLMELLARAGVMSALFSMTGRLLSLAGFPPELSAALVSGLFEVTLGARSAGEAAGGVPLQFKAAAAAFILSWGGLSVHAQVASILNGTGLRYLPFMAARLVHALLSAVLLLLLWKPVVSSGLAGQWSTLPAASGLAAPEAALISSISLLCLLLAVMLALSLIVFLLGKLWRQSYAHRS from the coding sequence ATGACTCTGAACAAAATCGCAAGCCCGCTGCTCGGGATCATGCTGGCGGGCTGTATGCTGCTGATGCTGGTCCATCCCGCTAGCTCTCTGGATGCGGCGCTGCGCGGGCTCGCCGTCTGGTGGGATGTGCTGTTTCCCTCGCTGTTCCCGTTCTTCGTCATCTCTGAAATTATGCTGGGCTTCGGCATCGTCCATCTCTTCGGCGCTCTGCTTGATCCGCTGATGCGCCCGCTCTTCAATATACCCGGCAGCGGCGGCTTCGCCCTAGCAATGGGATATGTATCAGGATACCCTGTCGGCGCGAAATTAACCGCCAAGCTGCGCGAGCAGGGAATGATTAGCAGAATCGAAGGCGAGCGGCTCGTCGCATTCACGACCTCCTCGGACCCGATTTTCCTGCTGGGTGCGGTCTCTGTCGGATTCTTTCACGATGCCTCTCTGGGGCTTGTGCTTGCCCTTGCCCATTACGGGGGAGGGCTCATCGTTGGTCTGCTGATGTCCTTCCATGGCCGGGGCAGGCCGGAAGCAGCAGCTGAGAACACCGCCCTCCCCCATTCAGGCAGCTCTTCCGCATCTCCGGAAGGACAAGGCCCCGGAAGGCTGCGGACTGCCCTGAACGCGATGGCACATGCACGCCGGGTAGACGGCAGAAGTCTCGGCGAGCTGCTGAAGAGTGCCGTTACCTCCTCACTCCAGCTTATTATTGTTGTCGGCGGGCTGGTTGTGTTCTTCAATGTGCTGATGGAGCTGCTCGCCCGTGCCGGCGTAATGTCCGCTCTGTTCAGCATGACCGGACGCCTGCTGTCGCTGGCCGGCTTCCCGCCTGAGCTCTCAGCCGCCTTGGTCAGCGGCTTATTCGAAGTGACGCTCGGCGCCCGGTCGGCGGGCGAAGCTGCCGGAGGCGTTCCGCTGCAGTTCAAGGCAGCGGCGGCAGCGTTCATCCTCTCCTGGGGCGGCTTGTCGGTTCATGCTCAGGTCGCCAGTATCCTGAACGGTACCGGTCTGCGCTATCTCCCGTTCATGGCCGCCCGCCTGGTGCATGCCCTGCTCTCAGCGGTTCTGCTTCTCCTGCTCTGGAAGCCGGTAGTCAGCTCGGGACTGGCCGGTCAGTGGTCCACACTACCCGCCGCTTCCGGGCTGGCCGCTCCAGAAGCTGCCCTGATCAGCAGCATCAGCCTGCTCTGCCTTCTGCTTGCAGTCATGCTGGCCCTGTCACTGATAGTCTTTCTGCTGGGGAAGCTGTGGCGGCAATCTTATGCGCACCGCAGCTAA
- the cyoE gene encoding heme o synthase, with protein MDNQLRYQASSDSASMSAKSPPEGASWRDFITVTKPGIIRSNLIAAFAGYWVASGWDVQYGRLILTLLGTMLVMASACVFNNYFDRDLDMKMERTRERGLPTGRLKPTTVLIYGIGLGIAGLAVLFAFCGVLAGLFGIVGMFVYVVVYTLWLKRTSTWSTSVGAISGAMPPVIGYVAVTGTVDLGAWLLFAMLFLWQPPHFWALGIRRKEEYRAAGFPLLPVVKGTRRTKFQMIPYVALLLPVPVLMYAYDYAGIYYLIVSLALSVGWLYLTLIGFKAKDDEVWAKKSFLFSINYLTLSLIALVLNTIHV; from the coding sequence GTGGACAATCAATTGAGATATCAAGCTTCTTCTGATTCCGCATCAATGTCTGCCAAGTCTCCACCGGAAGGTGCAAGCTGGCGCGACTTTATTACCGTTACGAAGCCCGGCATTATCCGCTCCAATCTGATTGCGGCCTTCGCAGGCTACTGGGTGGCATCAGGCTGGGATGTACAGTATGGCCGTCTGATTCTGACTTTGCTCGGCACCATGCTGGTCATGGCTTCAGCCTGTGTCTTCAATAATTATTTTGACCGCGATTTGGATATGAAGATGGAACGGACACGGGAACGCGGGCTGCCTACAGGCAGGCTGAAGCCGACAACGGTACTTATCTATGGCATTGGACTCGGCATTGCCGGGCTGGCCGTACTGTTCGCCTTCTGCGGCGTGCTGGCCGGATTGTTCGGCATAGTCGGCATGTTCGTATATGTTGTAGTGTACACCCTGTGGCTCAAAAGAACCTCTACCTGGAGCACCTCGGTAGGTGCGATCTCGGGGGCCATGCCTCCTGTCATCGGATATGTGGCTGTTACAGGAACAGTGGATCTCGGCGCCTGGCTGCTGTTCGCAATGCTCTTTCTGTGGCAGCCGCCCCATTTCTGGGCGCTTGGCATCCGCCGCAAGGAGGAATACCGGGCTGCAGGATTCCCGCTCCTTCCGGTTGTCAAGGGGACGCGCCGCACCAAATTCCAGATGATTCCTTATGTGGCGCTGCTGCTGCCGGTGCCGGTGCTGATGTATGCCTATGATTATGCAGGTATTTATTATCTGATTGTATCACTGGCCTTGTCGGTTGGCTGGCTCTACTTAACCCTCATCGGATTCAAGGCAAAGGATGATGAGGTCTGGGCGAAGAAAAGCTTCCTCTTCTCCATTAACTATCTGACCTTAAGTCTGATTGCCCTTGTGCTGAATACCATTCATGTGTAA
- a CDS encoding NAD kinase, with the protein MRYYVLDRGDELSIQLAEQFHKLAQGRNLELDAKSPEIVISIGGDGTMLHAFHTFIDQIPNLAFVGVHTGHLGFYADWQAEELPSLIDYMCGEVGPHKPRIVQYPLLELEIHKKSGSSKHIALNEFTLKGVDGTVVIQVDINDVTFEMFRGDGLCVSTPSGSTAYNKSLGGAMVHPSIEALQIAEIASINNRVFRTMGSPLMLPKHHHCDIFSRKDQRLLLTIDHNNIPVDDLISVRAQVADHKISFARYRPFPFWNRVREAFLV; encoded by the coding sequence TTGAGATATTATGTTCTGGACCGCGGAGATGAATTATCCATCCAACTAGCGGAGCAATTTCACAAGCTGGCGCAAGGCCGGAATCTGGAGCTGGATGCCAAGTCACCGGAAATCGTGATCTCTATTGGCGGTGACGGCACGATGCTGCACGCTTTTCATACGTTTATCGATCAGATCCCGAACCTCGCATTTGTTGGCGTGCATACCGGCCATTTGGGCTTCTATGCGGACTGGCAGGCCGAAGAGCTGCCGTCCCTGATTGATTACATGTGCGGAGAGGTTGGGCCGCATAAACCCCGTATCGTACAGTACCCGCTGCTCGAACTGGAAATACATAAGAAATCCGGCTCCAGCAAGCACATTGCCCTGAACGAATTCACCCTTAAGGGCGTGGACGGTACGGTTGTGATCCAGGTGGATATTAATGATGTGACCTTTGAGATGTTCCGCGGGGACGGGCTGTGTGTATCCACACCCTCCGGCAGTACCGCTTATAACAAAAGTCTGGGAGGCGCTATGGTGCACCCCTCGATCGAGGCCCTGCAGATTGCTGAAATTGCCTCCATTAATAACCGGGTATTCCGCACCATGGGTTCGCCGCTAATGTTGCCTAAGCATCATCACTGCGATATCTTCTCGCGCAAGGATCAGCGCCTGCTGCTGACCATTGACCATAATAATATTCCGGTGGATGATCTGATTTCGGTACGTGCTCAGGTCGCGGATCACAAAATCAGCTTCGCCCGTTACCGCCCTTTCCCGTTCTGGAACCGTGTCCGGGAGGCCTTCTTGGTCTAG